Below is a window of Nicotiana tabacum cultivar K326 chromosome 19, ASM71507v2, whole genome shotgun sequence DNA.
ggaattggaaagaaatgtTCTAATGAAGAAAGTGACCGATTTAGAGTACTCAGTTGTGCTTGATGCTAAATTTCGGAAGAAGATGTGGATTTTCATGTGTGATATTGGGATGTTTTGTTATGTTCTTTGGATCAGTGAGAAATGATATGTAATGTTAGTGTTATTGTGGCTTAATTGTTGTCTTTTATTATGGCATTATGtttttgtataaggatttaatgAAGTCATTGCCATTCATTTGTTGTGTCTATGACTGAGTTTACTTGATATGATAATTAGTTTGGTGTTGTCAAATAGCTATCTAAGTAAACTGATATGGAGTTGTGAAGTGTTTGAGAAATGACTATTATAACTAACTCATATATGCCCATGTACAATTCGAACTAGGTCTAACTTGCTCTTATATATATTTCACGTGGCTTTATGAGTCTTCCGTTAAAAGAAATATACAAGCCCGTTTATTAACGACAAAGACAGAATAAAGACCTATTTTAACATTTTAGGCCCTTTTCCGTATTAAGAGGCATTTTAGGCCCTTTCCGGGGAAAAAAACGAGGAAAAGAGTGGTCCTGCTAAGACTACAAAATCACCTTGTTCATTGCATAAGATGAATCTGCATACAATACTACCTTTAAAAATGCACGTCCaacactttattttatttttttgctttaaGGTAGAGTAAGTAGCTCTGTAGCTGCTACGCAATATGGAACTCACTGCAGTGGTGTTTCTTGCATGACTATCTTTTGTTTAATTTTCTCTTTCTGTTATTCATAGGATAATAGTGTGGGAATCAGCATAGTTAGAGAGAGCAAAAAAATAGACGGATGGCGGAAAAACAATGAAACCTGCGGCATTCGACAGAAGATCATATACATACACAACCTTAACGTACCTGCTCAAAGTGATACCACTCATGTCCCATCTCCACGGCTTCATCACGAGGTTCAGATCACCACAGACTGAGATTTGCAGAGTCAAGTACAATTGTGGCTCTCCTCCTTTTGCAGCATAGTTTCGAACTTGAAATGGCCCATTTTATTAGAGTATTTCATATAGAAGGAAAATTTCAGAAGAAATAAGAAACCCCTGCAAAGACCCATTTTCAAAATTCTCTGTAGTTCCACATGATATTAGCAAATTACACAAGAGCGATACTTCACCTTCATCAGAATGTTGACAAATAAAAGATTCATAGTGAGATCATTCATGTCTGATGCGAAATCTAGAAAATAAAGGTAACCTAACTGAAGGGGGATCTGCATGTAGAGATAATAAATCATAGTATGCACTCAATCCAGCACCTAGACAGACAGAATTCTTTCTTCTGTCAATGAGGGGAAAAGAAAAAGTACAGCCGAAGTTCAAAGAAGTAGCAATGCCACATGAAACGTAAAAGTGTAAAAATGTGTTTGACTCCCTTCTTTATTGCTAGAAATTCAGTACATTTATCAGATTTAAAAATCTCGTACACAATATACTCCAGTTGTTCAAAAAGTAACTGAATATCTAAAACACATAGCTAGAGCTAACACTGTATTTGGTACAAAAAGGCTAACCCATGTACAAAACTGAGAAAAAATATGGTTCTAAACCTAAAGAGAATTTGGTTAATTGGCTATAAACCAGCAAAAGATCAATGAAAGTATCTTCAGAGTTTTGACAGAGTGCACATGCCAAAACCGTCAAATGTTATTACTTGCATTTTCATAGTATTTGCACGGCTAAACCTCTCAAGGTGTACAAAGGAATCCATTTCTCAGCATCAGTTTGCCCACACTTCACTTCCTCCGCAACGATCTACCACCTTTCTGCCCAATTCCAGTCCCTTCAAGACCTGATGAAAGGAAAGACCGAGAATCTGGCCTCCACTTTAGCTCTTTGAGAACAGAAAATAAAGTCGCTAGTTCTGGTGTTATTTCACTATCTTTTATATTGTTACATGAGACTACCCTAAGCCTTTCAAGCGCTGTCCATGACTGAACTACCGAATCTAATCCTTCAGTCGTGAGCAAGGAGCATCCTTCCAAAGAGAGAAATCTCAAGCTCCTAGAAAAGAAAGAAGTTCCCATTAATCTTGGAACAGTGTCAGCTAACACTTACTACATTATCATTCTACTTATGAAGTTCATGGACAAGCTAGATGCATATGCCTGTTTAAGAAAGAGATGCTCTGTATCAAATCAGCAGTAAAAATAGCACTTGACTGCAGTTGGTTGTTTTCTTTaaagaaaagcttccaaaatataaataaagataGTATAAAAAGAAATATTAGTTCTCAAACTGATTATAGAGCACTTTGTGCATTTAATGATGATAATTTATCTCATCTCAAGATTGATTAGTGCCCTCCTTTTAGATTAATAACACCGTATTTTAATCAACAAAGGACAAAACAAGTCTCTTCTAAAGGCTGGATAAGAATATGCATGTATCTCATTTGTGTTTGCAACAGAGAGATTCTCCCGAAAAAGTTGTTCAGTCAATTATTAAAGATGAAATTTTCCTTATATATTCAGCAAATTTTCCATTCTCTACATGCattcattattttaaaaaaatacgtCAATCTAAAATTCATCAGGTGACCATCTGTTCAAGTTAGAGAAGTAGTACTGGCATATACCATATATAAACAGAATCAAAATGTGTTCATACCGACAAACACTTGCAGCGGCAAATATAGTGTTGTCTAATCCCCAACAGTCCCTAAAGACAAGCTCTCGAACAGTTTCACAGACCAGAAACAATGCTCTCACACCTTGCTTGTCCCGTAATTGACACTGCTCTAAATGTAGCTCCTCGAGAGTAGAACAGGAACCCAAGTGCTCATCAAGGCCAGGACTTGAATCCAAAACCTTACAACAATGAAGCTTCAAAGTTTTCAAGTTGCTACAATATGACAGAGCTGACAACCACCCACCATCCATCCTATGATCACAAAGTACCAATTCCTCTAGCATCTGACAGCACTGCCCAATTGCTTTGATCCCATCATAGCTTCCTTCGCATCCGACCAGCTCAAGCTTCAATAAACGCCTACACCCTTGAGCCAAAATAGTCAACCCTATATCCGAAACCATTGAATTATACAACCCATCAATGCAACCAACCAATTTCACTATCTGCAAATTCctacaaccaaacaaccccttcaATGCAAAGTCATCACAGAAATGCAATTCCAACTCCTGCAAAGTTTCACACTTTTCCCCCAAATAACTCAGCCCCTCTACACTCACATTCATCAACACCATTCTCCTTAAATTAGCACAACCCTCAACTAAAACCTTAACCCCTCCATCAACCACCTCTTTCCCCAAAAACCCGTCTTTCCTAACAAACCCTCCATTGACAAAGCTCGAATCCAAATGCAACGAAACGAGCCTATGACTCATAACAATCCCCGAATTCCTCCTTGATTTCACACAAGCTCGAACTAGGTCAACGTCAATTAAACCCGGGAACCTATAACTTAGCCTCCCAGATTCCAAAAATTCCCAATCTAACAGCTTAATAGACCTAACCAACTTCCCACTAAGCTTACACCAACGCTTACAAACCAATGAATTCGAAATGTGCTGTTGCTGTTCTGGAACCTTCGAAAGCACACTCAACAGCAACTCATCAGAGAGCAAGGCAGTATAATCCGGAGGTAAAGAGCTGAAACGGGTCGATTCCGGGTcgtctagggttagggtttgggtaTCAGA
It encodes the following:
- the LOC107819965 gene encoding F-box protein At5g51380 — its product is MPTSPEENPNPKIKLPAPAKKRRSSLSDIWYNKDPQALKQLVLQMRAQSVSNSTTPPSEPDSDTQTLTLDDPESTRFSSLPPDYTALLSDELLLSVLSKVPEQQQHISNSLVCKRWCKLSGKLVRSIKLLDWEFLESGRLSYRFPGLIDVDLVRACVKSRRNSGIVMSHRLVSLHLDSSFVNGGFVRKDGFLGKEVVDGGVKVLVEGCANLRRMVLMNVSVEGLSYLGEKCETLQELELHFCDDFALKGLFGCRNLQIVKLVGCIDGLYNSMVSDIGLTILAQGCRRLLKLELVGCEGSYDGIKAIGQCCQMLEELVLCDHRMDGGWLSALSYCSNLKTLKLHCCKVLDSSPGLDEHLGSCSTLEELHLEQCQLRDKQGVRALFLVCETVRELVFRDCWGLDNTIFAAASVCRSLRFLSLEGCSLLTTEGLDSVVQSWTALERLRVVSCNNIKDSEITPELATLFSVLKELKWRPDSRSFLSSGLEGTGIGQKGGRSLRRK